The genomic region CTCGCGGGCGGCCCGGACTTCGCGGCCCGGCTCCGCGGTCTGCGCTTCGGCACGGCGATGCGCCGCGGCAAATACCTCTGGGTCCCCCTCGACGAGGCGGAGTCCTCGCTCCTGGGTCACCTCGGCATGAGCGGTCAGCTGCTCGTGCAGCCCGAGGAGGCCGCCGACGAGAAGCACCTGCGGATCAGGGTCCGCTTCGACGACGCGCTCGGGACCGAGCTGCGCTTCGTCGACCAGCGGACCTTCGGAGGGCTCTCGCTGCACGACAACACCCCCGAGGGCCTTCCCGACGTGATCGCGCACATCGCGCGCGACCCCCTCGACCCGGCCTTCGACGACACTGCCTTCCACCTGGCGCTGCGCCTGCGCCGTACGACGGTCAAGCGCGCCCTGCTCGACCAGTCCCTGATCAGCGGCGTGGGCAACATCTACGCCGACGAGGCGCTCTGGCGCAGCCGGCTGCACTACGAGCGGCCGACCGCGACCCTGACCCGCCCGAAAACGGCGGAACTGCTCGGCCATGTCCGGGACGTGATGCGGGAGGCCCTCGATCAGGGCGGCACCAGCTTCGACAGCCTGTACGTCAACGTGAACGGTGAGTCCGGCTACTTCGACCGGTCGCTGGACGCCTACGGCCGCGAGGACGAGCCTTGCCACCGCTGCGGTACGCCGATGCGCCGACGGCCGTGGATGAACCGCTCCAGCTACTTCTGCCCGCGCTGCCAGCGTCCGCCGCGCATCTCCTGACGGGGCCGGCCCTCCGCAGCACCATCACGGTGCTGCGGGTTCCTCAGAAGCCGAAGTCCTGCGTCCACCAAGGGCCGCCGGAGCCGAGGTGGACCCCCACGCCGAGCGTCTTGTAATCGCAGTTGAGAATGTTTGCGC from Streptomyces sp. QL37 harbors:
- the mutM gene encoding bifunctional DNA-formamidopyrimidine glycosylase/DNA-(apurinic or apyrimidinic site) lyase, which codes for MPELPEVEVVRRGLERWTAGRTVQDVEVLHPRAVRRHLAGGPDFAARLRGLRFGTAMRRGKYLWVPLDEAESSLLGHLGMSGQLLVQPEEAADEKHLRIRVRFDDALGTELRFVDQRTFGGLSLHDNTPEGLPDVIAHIARDPLDPAFDDTAFHLALRLRRTTVKRALLDQSLISGVGNIYADEALWRSRLHYERPTATLTRPKTAELLGHVRDVMREALDQGGTSFDSLYVNVNGESGYFDRSLDAYGREDEPCHRCGTPMRRRPWMNRSSYFCPRCQRPPRIS